A window of Primulina tabacum isolate GXHZ01 chromosome 4, ASM2559414v2, whole genome shotgun sequence contains these coding sequences:
- the LOC142542221 gene encoding uncharacterized protein LOC142542221: MSRCFPFPPPGYERKHRPEEIDLLKEAKRKEKKHKKDQKDKDRSKDKEKGEKDGSDEKHRDKKDRKGKHKDRKEKHRDKKKDKDDRGKDKEKSSISEESTVAGKLGEKGHASLRPKGESKDRSSIADEGKVSAPFPGQNGGRPFQNSQPSLENKESKFLQELDRRIRADETSRASSQLPEGLAGLDKSCQETASRSARNSSGTLAEEKMSYNKDKRVDTRKMDAQGVRNETGGNSTVQNFATFGKSKVDGIPRPEEGNIDSRREDKEKSKEIGDNKHRDKHKDKDKVGKRVEKEKDRKKKKEEKKIKEKLKVETESKKTEEEKPRDLANNDLVGVTSNKGTDFLKDVKNSIITDGNIKKRKDMATNGFFLANETRPMKMPRPTPHQSTENGRKLETYRTPSASASNKHVVPSSVLHDKGERLINGMIEAQKSSSSKPITSSTMISDQLNEGSKVSLHNSSYLNKAPPEPKMEDPIAEATRRPPHPDSKYLNEVLTVPKLGDWSEHDDQGWLFSKQQPPSTRMKSESVLVTEQHVWSKAVVIKSADVCAMPYVVPF, encoded by the exons ATGTCTCGCTGTTTTCCATTTCCACCACCAGGATATGAAAGGAAGCACAGACCAGAAGAAATAGACTTGTTGAAAGAG GCAAAGCGCAAGGAGAAAAAGCACAAAAAGGACCAAAAAGACAAGGACAGGAGTAAAGATAAAGAAAAGGGGGAGAAAGATGGAAGTGATGAAAAACACAGAGACAAGAAAGATCGTAAAGGAAAACACAAGGACAGAAAAGAAAAACAcagagacaagaagaaggacAAGGATGATCGAGGCAAAGACAAAGAGAAAAGCAGCATCTCAGAGGAATCAACAGTTGCGGGAAAACTTGGGGAAAAAGGTCATGCGAGTCTTCGTCCGAAAGGCGAGTCTAAAGATAGAAGCAGTATTGCGGATGAAGGAAAAGTTTCTGCACCTTTTCCAGGTCAAAACGGCGGGAGACCTTTTCAAAACAGCCAGCCTTCCCTGGAAAACAAGGAATCAAAATTTTTGCAGGAGCTGGACAGAAGGATCCGAGCCGATGAGACGAGTAGAGCAAGCAGCCAGTTGCCTGAGGGACTTGCAGGATTGGACAAAAGTTGTCAAGAGACAGCATCAAGATCTGCCAGAAATTCTTCGGGAACATTGGCAGAAGAAAAGATGAGCTATAACAAAGATAAGAGAGTTGATACTAGGAAAATGGATGCTCAAGGGGTTAGGAATGAGACTGGTGGAAATTCAACCGTACAAAACTTCGCCACATTTGGCAAAAGTAAAGTTGATGGGATTCCCAGACCAGAGGAGGGAAACATTGACAGCAGGCGGGAAGATAAAGAAAAATCTAAGGAAATTGGTGACAATAAGCATCGAGACAAACACAAAGACAAAGACAAAGTCGGAAAACGTGTTGAGAAGGAAAAAGACAGGAAGAAGAAAAAAGAggagaagaaaattaaagagaaGCTGAAAGTAGAAACCGAAAGTAAGAAAACCGAGgaagaaaagcccagagatctTGCGAACAATGATCTTGTTGGTGTTACCAGCAACAAAGGCACAGATTTCTTGAAGGATGTTAAGAATAGCATTATTACTGACGGAAATATCAAAAAAAGGAAAGATATGGCCACAAATGGTTTTTTCCTTG CGAACGAAACAAGGCCTATGAAAATGCCAAGGCCCACTCCTCATCAGTCGACTGAAAATGGAAGAAAACTCGAAACATATCGAACCCCCAGTGCATCTGCTTCTAATAAGCATGTGGTTCCTAGCAGTGTTTTGCATGATAAAGGCGAGCGGTTGATAAATGGTATGATTGAGGCCCAAAAATCATCGTCATCTAAGCCTATTACATCCTCTACAATGATCAGTGATCAACTTAATGAAGGTTCAAAGGTATCCCTTCATAATTCCAGTTATTTGAACAAGGCACCCCCTGAGCCAAAGATGGAGGATCCAATTGCCGAAGCAACAAGGAGACCACCCCATCCAGATTCCAAGTATCTGAATGAGGTACTAACGGTACCCAAGTTAGGAGACTGGTCTGAACATGATGATCAAGGCTGGTTATTCAGCAAGCAGCAGCCCCCTTCAACTAGGATGAAGTCGGAATCAGTTTTGGTCACGGAGCAACATGTATGGTCCAAAGCTGTAGTTATCAAATCAGCTGACGTTTGTGCTATGCCCTACGTGGTTCCTTTCTGA